From a region of the Macrobrachium rosenbergii isolate ZJJX-2024 chromosome 24, ASM4041242v1, whole genome shotgun sequence genome:
- the LOC136851869 gene encoding uncharacterized protein, whose amino-acid sequence MQLNKWIVWWLAVSQIVNSLVQLRKGVIIKEHGKVKMIQDLAIVKIQTDSIIDQREQLVQLSNQIQAGLQSVQDRNLYDMLSKLQRDIDSVMPRKVVKRSLIPFIGVALHNLFGVATDGNVERLKERVAQLENWASEQGTVYNKVIGNVNQNQKMITVLKEFVNSALHNVSSEIARIHQTEMMEQLLIETSNFLLEYKELLNAIMMAGKNLLSPFLITPSEIEAIIQKCVVNNHLKPQVENIVDYYGLITVKVIANQIILVIPFNNPDVNSLMSVYPFPMVVDNKSIVLEGTVRHFALQHDSFLVTEIPEHKFRECVMLNDGVYVCNIVNFYEPLSALHCLDDLVNNKNGKNHCKYIPFTETFKAQIIDDEIFVFSANRLNAKIDCKSNKTEVVFINVHSFSSACELVILHNLYYKPTVFTTYSLNFSKSVHQFAVINEFQLSELELETFTKLEEVHTFFHIYKTEISPIMSFINVILLILFAFISFMIVRKLILNKLTIIKDMMDRILPRE is encoded by the exons atgcaattgaa caaatggattgtatggtggttggcagtgagtcaaattgtgaactcactcgtacaactaagaaAGGGGGtcatcatcaaggagcatggcaaggttaagatgatacaggacctagccattgttaagatccagacggactccattatcgatcagagagagcagttagtccagctgagcaatcagatacaggcaggattacaaagtgtccaagatagaaatttgtacgacatgctctccaagttgcagagggacatcgatagtgttatgccaaggaaagtagtaaagcgatcacttataccctttataggcgtcgctttacacaatctctttggagtggcgaccgatggtaatgttgaaaggctaaaggaaagagtggcacaacttgaaaattgggcttctgagcagggtactgtctataataaagtaataggaaatgtcaatcaaaatcagaaaatgatcacagtgctgaaagaatttgtgaatagtgccctccataatgtttcatcagaaattgctagaatccatcaaacagaaatgatggagcaactgctcatagaaacaagtaatttccttctggaatacaaggaattactcaatgcaatcatgatggcaggtaaaaacctgctgtcgccttttctgataacccctagtgaaattgaagccattattcagaaatgtgttgtgaacaatcacttgaagccacaagtagaaaatatagtggactattatggcctgataacagtgaaagtgatagccaatcaaatcatactagtgatccctttcaacaatccagacgtcaactcattgatgtcagtctatccattcccaatggtagtagataataagtccattgtactagaaggaacagttcgacactttgccttgcagcatgattctttcctagtgactgaaattcccgaacataaattcagggaatgtgtcatgcttaatgatggtgtatatgtttgtaacattgtgaatttctatgaaccattgagtgctcttcattgcctagatgatcttgtaaacaacaagaatggtaagaaccattgtaaatatataccgtttacagaaactttcaaggctcaaatcattgatgatgaaatttttgtgttctcagcaaacagattgaatgctaagattgactgtaagtcaaacaaaacagaagtagttttcattaacgtacactcattttcatctgcttgtgaattggttattttacataatttgtattacaaacctacagtcttcacgacatacagtttgaatttcagtaaaagtgtacatcagtttgcagttattaacgaatttcaactttcagaactggaattggagacattcacaaagctagaagaggttcatactttctttcatatatataagaccgagatttctcctatcatgtcattcataaatgtcattcttttaatactgtttgctttcatttcttttatgattgtcaGGAAGTTGatactgaataagcttaccataatcaaggacatgatggacagaatccttcctagagagtga